From a region of the Zingiber officinale cultivar Zhangliang chromosome 4B, Zo_v1.1, whole genome shotgun sequence genome:
- the LOC121975336 gene encoding pentatricopeptide repeat-containing protein At3g22670, mitochondrial-like, with product MARCGRFFLISSFAVRQRISLPCSLYRNLTDSPELPDWFRHPHDQHNYVDADDFVLQTKLEFLEASDSKRKTTDSRLDYGKEPCNIDDNDVDKICKVLRLNFTSFEDLFQAFVGCNVEISEALINMILKRFSNDWFTAFGFFRWAGARASFKHSSISYDMMVDILGKSKQFDVMWSLINEMVCLGGLVSLTTMTKVMRRLAGAGRWGDAIKTFKSIERFGVRKDTIAINALLDTLCKEKSVKHARDAFLELRDEVQPNASSFNILIHGWSKARKIEEAIRMIEEMREFGYTPCVITFTSLIEGYCLEKNFRMACAILNEMRGHGCQPNVVTYTIIMHSLAKAKEIQEALLVFEMMKDDGCAPDTSFYNSLIFLMAKSGKLRDAHHIFEQMCKNGILPDVTTFNTLISASCDYSEAENALKLVFSMQEFDCKPDIKTYTPLLKLCCKWKWVRVLLYLLGHMFKKDISLDASAYNLLVLGLCRNGKIEQSCLFFEKMVMTGFTPKQNTYCILIKELERKNMDRVKLKIQQCMLQAGTMNLGGFQQLYKHHNE from the coding sequence ATGGCTCGATGTGGTCGGTTTTTCTTGATTTCTTCATTTGCTGTGCGACAACGAATTTCATTGCCTTGCAGTCTTTATCGGAACTTAACTGATTCACCAGAGCTCCCTGATTGGTTTAGGCATCCGCATGACCAGCATAATTATGTGGACGCCGATGATTTTGTGCTCCAGACTAAGTTGGAATTTTTGGAAGCTAGTGATTCCAAAAGGAAAACCACCGACTCTAGGTTAGATTATGGAAAGGAGCCTTGCAATATAGACGATAATGATGTTGATAAGATATGTAAAGTTTTAAGGTTGAACTTCACGTCTTTTGAAGATCTCTTCCAAGCTTTTGTTGGTTGCAATGTAGAAATTTCTGAGGCTTTGATCAATATGATATTGAAGAGATTTAGCAATGACTGGTTTACAGCCTTTGGCTTCTTTAGGTGGGCTGGTGCTCGAGCAAGTTTCAAACACTCTTctatttcttatgatatgatGGTTGACATTTTAGGGAAATCGAAACAATTTGATGTGATGTGGAGTTTGATCAATGAGATGGTTTGTCTTGGAGGCTTAGTGTCACTAACTACCATGACCAAGGTGATGAGAAGGCTTGCTGGAGCCGGTAGGTGGGGCGATGCCATAAAGACTTTCAAAAGCATTGAGAGATTTGGTGTTAGAAAGGATACCATTGCTATTAATGCACTATTAGATACCTTATGTAAGGAGAAGAGTGTTAAGCATGCAAGAGATGCATTTTTGGAATTGAGGGATGAAGTACAACCTAATGCTAGTAGTTTTAATATTTTGATTCATGGATGGAGCAAAGCACGAAAAATTGAAGAGGCTATAAGAATGATTGAGGAAATGAGAGAATTTGGTTATACCCCTTGTGTGATTACATTCACTTCTCTGATTGAAGGCTATTGCTTGGAAAAGAACTTTAGAATGGCCTGTGCAATTCTTAATGAGATGCGTGGACATGGGTGTCAACCCAATGTTGTCACATATACTATAATAATGCATTCTTTGGCTAAGGCCAAAGAAATTCAAGAAGCCTTGCTGGTATTTGAGATGATGAAGGATGATGGTTGTGCTCCAGATACCTCATTCTATAATTCTTTGATTTTTTTGATGGCGAAGTCAGGGAAATTGCGAGATGCACATCACATATTTGAGCAAATGTGCAAAAACGGCATCTTACCAGATGTGACCACATTCAATACCTTAATTTCAGCTTCCTGTGATTACTCTGAGGCAGAGAATGCTCTAAAGCTAGTCTTCTCAATGCAAGAATTTGATTGCAAGCCTGACATCAAAACTTACACACCCTTATTGAAACTTTGTTGTAAATGGAAATGGGTGAGAGTCCTTTTGTATTTACTTGGGCACATGTTTAAGAAAGATATTAGCCTTGACGCTAGTGCATATAATCTGTTGGTGCTTGGACTTTGTCGAAATGGCAAAATAGAACAATCTTGTTTATTTTTTGAGAAAATGGTTATGACGGGGTTCACACCTAAACAAAACACATACTGTATTCTAATCAAGGAACTGGAAAGAAAGAATATGGATAGAGTAAAGTTAAAGATACAACAATGCATGCTGCAGGCTGGGACAATGAATCTAGGTGGTTTTCAGCAATTGTATAAGCATCATAATGAATGA
- the LOC121978350 gene encoding LOW QUALITY PROTEIN: pentatricopeptide repeat-containing protein At3g22670, mitochondrial-like (The sequence of the model RefSeq protein was modified relative to this genomic sequence to represent the inferred CDS: deleted 1 base in 1 codon; substituted 1 base at 1 genomic stop codon) — MVPVKNNLALIPLFFLISSFAVRQRSSLPCSLYRTFTDSPELPDWFRHPHDHHNYVDADDFVLQTKLELLKASDSKRKTTDSRFDYGKEPCNIDNNDVDKICKVLRLNFTSFEDLFQAFVGCNVDISEVLINTVLKRFSNDWFPAFGFFRWAGALASFKHSPISYDMLVDILGKSKQFDVMWSLINKMVCLGGLVSLTTMTKVMRRLVGAGRWGDSIKTFKSIESFGVRKDTIAINALLDTLCKEKRVKHERDAFLELRDEVQPNASSFNILIHGWSKAQKIEEAIRMIEEMREFSYTPCVITFTSLIEGYCLEKNFRMVSAILNEMCGHGCQPNVVTYTLIMHSLAKAKEIQEALLVFEMMKDDGCAPDTSFYNSLIFLMGKSGKLRDAHHIFEQMCKNDILPDVTTFNTLISASCDYSEAENALKLVFSMQEFDCKPEIKTYTPLLKLCCKWKWVRVLLYLVGHMFKKDISLDFSAYNLLVLGLCRTGKIEHSCLFFEKMFMTGFTPKQNTYCILIKELEKKNMDRVKXKIQQCMLQAGTMKLGGFQQLYKHHNA, encoded by the exons atggtTCCAGTGAAgaacaacctcgctctgataccactt tttttcttgatttcttcATTTGCTGTGCGACAACGAAGTTCATTGCCTTGCAGCCTTTATCGGACCTTCACTGATTCACCTGAGCTCCCTGATTGGTTTAGGCATCCCCATGACCATCATAATTATGTGGACGCCGATGACTTTGTGCTCCAAACTAAGTTGGAACTTTTGAAAGCTAGTGATTCCAAAAGGAAAACCACCGACTCTAGGTTTGATTATGGAAAGGAGCCTTGCAATATAGACAATAATGATGTTGATAAGATATGTAAAGTTTTAAGGTTGAACTTCACGTCCTTTGAAGATCTCTTCCAAGCTTTTGTCGGTTGCAATGTAGACATTTCTGAGGTTTTGATCAATACGGTGTTGAAGAGATTTAGTAATGACTGGTTTCCAGCCTTTGGCTTCTTTAGGTGGGCTGGTGCTCTAGCAAGTTTCAAACACTCTcctatttcttatgatatgttggTTGACATTTTAGGGAAATCGAAACAATTTGATGTGATGTGGAGTTTGATCAATAAGATGGTTTGTCTTGGAGGCTTAGTGTCACTAACTACCATGACCAAGGTGATGAGAAGGCTTGTTGGAGCCGGTAGGTGGGGTGATTCCATAAAGACTTTCAAAAGCATTGAGAGCTTTGGTGTTAGGAAAGATACCATTGCTATTAATGCACTATTAGATACCTTGTGTAAGGAGAAGCGTGTTAAGCATGAAAGAGATGCATTTTTGGAATTGAGGGATGAAGTACAACCTAATGCTAGTAGTTTTAATATTTTGATTCATGGATGGAGCAAAGCACAGAAAATAGAAGAGGCTATAAGAATGATTGAGGAAATGAGAGAATTTAGTTATACCCCTTGTGTGATTACATTCACTTCTTTGATTGAAGGCTATTGCTTGGAAAAGAACTTTAGAATGGTCAGTGCAATTCTTAATGAGATGTGTGGGCATGGGTGTCAACCCAATGTTGTCACATATACTTTAATAATGCATTCTTTGGCTAAGGCCAAAGAAATTCAAGAAGCCTTGTTGGTATTTGAGATGATGAAGGATGATGGTTGTGCTCCAGATACCTCATTCTATAATTCTTTGATTTTTTTGATGGGGAAGTCAGGGAAATTGCGAGATGCACATCACATATTTGAGCAAATGTGCAAAAACGACATCTTACCAGATGTGACCACATTCAATACCTTAATTTCAGCTTCCTGTGATTACTCTGAGGCAGAGAATGCTCTAAAGCTAGTCTTCTCAATGCAAGAATTTGATTGCAAGCCTGAAATCAAAACTTACACACCCTTATTGAAACTTTGTTGTAAATGGAAATGGGTGAGAGTCCTTTTGTATTTAGTTGGGCACATGTTTAAGAAAGATATTAGCCTTGACTTTAGTGCATATAATCTGTTGGTGCTTGGACTTTGCCGAACTGGAAAAATAGAACACTCTTGTTTATTTTTTGAGAAAATGTTCATGACGGGGTTCACACCTAAACAAAACACATACTGTATTCTAATCAAGGAACTGGAA AAAAAGAATATGGATAGAGTAAAGTAAAAGATACAACAATGCATGTTGCAGGCTGGGACAATGAAACTAGGTGGTTTTCAGCAATTGTATAAGCATCATAATGCATGA